One region of Takifugu flavidus isolate HTHZ2018 chromosome 14, ASM371156v2, whole genome shotgun sequence genomic DNA includes:
- the LOC130537356 gene encoding pecanex-like protein 3 isoform X1, which translates to MGSQALQILRQGVWASLTGGWYVDPHQSTFSNCFHLYLWIFLLAFPFLLYMALPPSLVVAGVYSAVVAVFFTAIKVVNYRLHSMFDLGEIVEKKQASLTAEVSKMEEGDEGSGAHEGNQHRDSHVGVEMTVFRKVNSTPPVRCSSQHSLFGLNQVSEFLPQLEDTGGTKERLPEQGSSNVIVTSAHREILRQSSQDATRIGSVMVVASLENHSGVSPPGAPSVVQSCIAAALGSDFPSLLGISGVAAGYGEPGRCLSIPPSPSSQEDGGEKEQSPEAELTDQLSQQSPRDNEVGAYSPLGPSAESGSLGDTPLSPLIKSSLSEELSENLLGLGLDPVTFAPGTEHPGSRSGVALAAGSTDSCFSAGGATTDRETLSTVSSYRSEKTDSTQLESPSFSQPRPADTQTSAPAPGMDDILRPVGDPTGQDGSDTDNLSDSVLLRSPSKEFSLSQGLDRTLVEGEDLPPVLCDIAQPPPLQNSSPSSSEHSEVCDLDRTVTVPPLPPPRQANSVPSGLALGLVCSEPDLPISSTPFLLPAQPALQAQQVVRPKDLKLLRASGSSVGHRPGRRKAPRRRAAAGSSSFDCGSYRRHHNHRQHRDYIPVRNRLGAKAYSESLFEDSSDEDDGSDMSAGSSLGSQRRYSSDDDDSSSSTSCYSPDLANTGVTSPLPSAAQLPSQREGEEGAGLSHPRAAHRSSSTASAKTHARVLSMDGAGGGQSSTPALPSNLTTMPSTSTPAPRTLTMSKSDLEARTVLADGFAAAHHHRLGSIGSSWTGNQMGWRAEELVEEGAVGGAVAPDDGDKHESVSSVKRTQAIRRRHNAGSNPTPPPSTMGSPPSLQDLQRARTSSHSRTRALPSALQFASSLLLPRSGIHEASTFDDTSEGAVHYFYDESGVKRSYTFGPAGGGYEDPVQERERERERERERERQSQSSSFTSTEVQEGAQVLSMLQPRPVVLQGMQVRRVPLEMPEFDLDHESLQESQENTLMIEEKAKPKQYYRFWVLPGRWLRVRYDRLALLALLDRNRRVGENVFAVVLASLVAFLGFLLMLQGFFRDIWVFQFCLVIASCQYSLLKSVQPDAASPMHGHNWIIVYSRPVYFCLCCVMIWIFDLSASSGTLQSFSLYGVTFFSVDFLLCVRNMLIVFALCFPVIFLFGLLPQVNTFVMCLLEQIDMHIFGGSATTSPLSSLYSLLRSMLVAALLYGFCLGAISTPWGDAHVPVLFSVFCGLLLALSYHLSRQSSDPTIFWSLVKSKLFPELENRTPEEPPVEIKDPLPEKLHNSVKEILHSDLVMCPLMAVITFAISASTVFIALQPALSFVLYILAGVVGFITHYLLPQLRKQLPWFCLAHPVLRSREYSQFEVRDAAQLMWFEKLYAWLQCVEKYFIYPAVVLNSLTTEARAVGQNHKELDIYSRALFISVAGMKLLRSSFCAPSQQYVTLCFTALFFHFDYPHFSETFLIDYYFMSILFSKMWDLLYKLRFVLTYIAPWQITWGSAFHAFAQPFAVPHSAVLFVQAVFSAFFSTPLNPVLGSAVFVTSYTRPVKFWERDYNTKRVDHSNTRLATQLDRNPGADDNNLNSIFYEHLTRSLQHSLCGDLLLGRWGNYATGDCFILASDYLNALVHIIEIGNGLVTFQLRGLEFRGTYCQQREVEAITEGVEEDEGCCCCEPGHIPHMLSFNAAFGQRWLAWEVAATKYVLEGYSISDNNAASMLQVFDLRKILITYYVKSIIYYVNRSSKLEDWLSNEAIQEALRPCLGSNYVDSDPTFNLNIDEDYDHRASGITPSSFCMAYLDWIQYCNSRRQTPVTCERDSPLVTLCFGLCILGRRALGTASHSMSASLEPFLYGLHALFKGDFRITSPRDEWVFADMDLLNRVVAPGVRMSLKLHQDHFTSPDEYEDPMVLYDAITANEEKMLISHEGDPVWRSAILANMPSLLALRHIMDDGSDEYKIIMLNKRFLSFRVIKVNRECVRGLWAGQQQELVFLRNRNPERGSIQNAKQALRNMINSSCDQPIGYPIYVSPLTTSYAGGHGQLRSVWGGPVSPHNIYTWFISSWDRLQKGCGAGCNSGGNIEDSDCGGGSASISANPAIHTTHSTPAATLPPPHFTAVQPPMGMDNNFAPTQNWPHHPQPLPLALLSQSESRMEAGLLASLQHTSSIPGFPGQHLSSSQLSFSSSVAPPTLPASERFCHASFLENSGHRAGQRAGLGQGGGLHYDSHVGKWSFSGRKGFNGPAAPEGEGGPVPTVRTQPTPPAPLQEVSVAQDPLGATRMSDPTPPTTGDHPTAREESTELPLLEHLR; encoded by the exons ATGGGTTCCCAGGCGCTTCAGATACTGCGGCAGGGTGTGTGGGCTTCGCTCACTGGGGGGTGGTACGTGGACCCCCATCAGAGCACGTTCTCCAACTGCTTTCACCTGTACCTTTGGATCTTTCTGCTGGCCTTTCCGTTCCTGCTGTACATG GCTCTTCCTCCCAGCTTGGTGGTGGCAGGTGTGTACTCTGCAGTGGTGGCCGTCTTTTTCACGGCCATTAAGGTGGTGAACTACCGGCTTCACTCCATGTTCGACCTCGGGGAGATTGTGGAGAAGAAGCAGGCTTCGCTCACCGCCGAGGTTtcaaagatggaggaaggagatgaaggTTCAGGTGCTCACGAGGGGAATCAGCACAG GGACAGTCATGTTGGCGTGGAGATGACTGTGTTTCGGAAGGTCAACTCGACACCCCCGGTCCGCTGTAGCTCCCAACACTCTCTATTTGGATTAAATCAGGTTTCG GAGTTCTTGCCACAGCTGGAGGATACAGGGGGCACAAAGG AGCGACTGCCCGAGCAAGGAAGCAGCAATGTAATTGTTACATCAGCTCACCGTGAGATCCTACGCCAGAGTTCCCAGGACGCCACGA GAATAGGCAGCGTTATGGTTGTCGCATCCCTGGAAAATCATAGTGGCGTCTCTCCTCCAGGGGCACCGAGCGTCGTGCAGTCCTGCATCGCTGCTGCTCTAGGAAGTGATTTCCCGAGTCTGTTGGGAATTTCAGGGGTGGCAGCTGGATATGGAGAACCTGGAAGATGCCTGTCAATCCCCCCCTCGCCTTCCAGCCAGGAGGACGGAGGTGAAAAAGAGCAGTCGCCAGAAGCGGAGTTGACAGACCAGTTGTCACAACAGAGTCCTCGGGACAATGAGGTGGGGGCTTATTCTCCTCTTGGTCCCTCTGCTGAATCGGGGAGCCTGGGCGACACTCCGCTCAGCCCCTTAATAAAGAGCAGCCTGAGCGAGGAGCTGAGTGAAAATCTCCTGGGTTTGGGTTTAGACCCTGTGACGTTCGCCCCCGGCACCGAGCACCCAGGCAGCCGCAGCGGCGTGGCGCTCGCTGCTGGATCCACAGACAGTTGTTTCAGTGCAGGTGGAGCCACCACAGACAGGGAAACGCTAAGCACTGTTAGCAGTTACCGCAGCGAGAAAACGGACTCCACTCAGCTGGAGAGCCCTTCGTTCAGCCAGCCGCGGCCTGCGGACACACAGACCTCAGCCCCAGCTCCAGGGATGGACGACATCCTCAGGCCGGTGGGCGACCCGACTGGACAGGACGGCAGCGATACCGACAACCTGTCGGACAGCGTGCTGCTTCGCTCTCCCTCCAAAGAATTCTCGCTCAGTCAGGGTCTGGACAGGACACTTGTGGAAGGAGAGGATTTACCCCCCGTACTCTGTGATATTGCacagccccctcctctccagaACTCTTCCCCTTCGAGCAGTGAACACTCGGAGGTGTGTGATTTGGACAGAACTGTCACAGTTCCGCCTCTCCCCCCACCGCGGCAGGCTAATTCGGTGCCCTCAGGGCTGGCCCTGGGACTAGTGTGCTCTGAGCCTGATTTGCCAATATCTTCTACCCCGTTTTTATTGCCCGCCCAGCCTGCGCTGCAAGCCCAGCAGGTTGTGCGTCCTAAAGACTTGAAGCTGCTGCGGGCCAGCGGCAGTAGCGTGGGACACAGACCGGGCCGGAGGAAAGCTCCACGCAGGCGAGccgcagcaggaagcagcagcttcgACTGCGGCTCTTACAGGCGTCACCACAATCATAGACAGCATAGAGATTACATCCCAGTTAGGAACCGACTGGGCGCCAAGGCTTATAGTGAGAGTTTGTTTGAGGATTCCAGCGACGAGGATGACGGCAGCGACATGAGCGCCGGCTCCAGCTTGGGCTCGCAGCGTCGATACAGCTCGGACGACGACGACTCCAGCTCCTCTACCTCCTGCTACTCCCCGGACCTCGCTAACACTGGCGTTACGTCCCCGCTGCCCTCTGCTGCGCAGCTGCCGTCTCaaagggaaggggaggaaggcGCCGGCCTTTCGCATCCTCGTGCCGCTCATCGCTCTTCTAGCACGGCGAGTGCCAAGACCCACGCAAGAGTGCTGAGTATGGACGGAGCGGGCGGAGGCCAGAGCAGTACGCCAGCTCTGCCCTCTAATCTGACCACCATGCCCTCCACGTCCACTCCTGCACCTCGCACTCTCACCATGTCCAAGTCGGATCTGGAGGCCCGCACCGTTCTCGCCGACGGCTTCGCCGCAGCTCATCATCACCGGCTGGGTTCAATAGGAAGCTCTTGGACCGGCAACCAGATGGGCTGGAGGGCAGAGGAGCTCGTCGAAGAGGGAGCCGTGGGGGGAG CCGTGGCCCCGGATGATGGGGACAAACACGAGTCGGTCAGCAGCGTTAAGAGGACCCAGGCCATCCGGCGAAGACACAACGCCGGGAGCAACCCTACACCGCCTCCTTCCACCATGGGATCCCCTCCAAG CCTTCAGGACCTCCAGCGGGCTCGGACCTCCTCCCATTCTCGGACCCGAGCCCTGCCGTCAGCCTTACAGTTCGCTTCATCCCTCCTGCTCCCCCGCAGCGGCATCCACGAAGCCTCCACCTTTGATGACACATCGGAGGGGGCCGTCCATTACTTCTACGATGAGAGCG GTGTAAAGAGATCCTACACATTcggacctgctggaggtggtTATGAGGATCCAGTTCA agagagggagagggagagggagagggagagggagagggagaggcagtcCCAGTCGTCAAGCTTCACCTCCACTGAGGTCCAGGAAGGTGCACAAGTGTTGTCCATGCTCCAGCCCAGACCTGTGGTTCTACAGGGCATGCAGGTGCGCAGGGTGCCTCTGGAAATGCCCGAG TTTGACTTGGATCACGAGTCTCTACAAGAGTCCCAGGAAAACACGCTGATGATTGAGGAGAAAGCCAAACCCAAGCAGTACTACCGCTTCTGGGTGCTGCCCGGGAGGTGGCTGAGGGTCCGTTATGACCGACTGGCTCTTCTGGCCTTGTTGGACAG AAACCGCCGCGTGGGAGAAAATGTCTTTGCGGTGGTCTTGGCCAGCCTGGTGGCCTTCCTGGGGTTCCTCTTGATGCTCCAGGGCTTTTTCAGGGACATCTGGGTCTTCCAGTTTTGCCTTGTCATTGCTAGCTGCCAATACTCTTTACTTAAG AGTGTACAACCTGATGCAGCCTCTCCAATGCAT GGCCATAACTGGATCATTGTGTACAGTCGGCCAGTCTACTTCTGCTTGTGCTGCGTGATGATTTGGATCTTCGACCTGTCCGCCAGCTCCGGCACCCTGCAATCCTTCTCGCTCTACGGAGTCACCTTCTTCTCTGTCGACTTCCTGCTCTGTGTCAGGAATATGCTCATTG TGTTTGCCTTGTGTTTCCCGGTAATTTTCCTCTTTGGGCTGCTACCTCAGGTCAATACTTTTGTGATGTGTCTGCTGGAGCAGATTGATATGCACATTTTTGGTGGAAGCG CTACTACCAGCCCACTCTCATCTCTATATAGCCTCTTGCGCAGCATGTTGGTGGCTGCTCTGTTGTACGGATTTTGCCTTGGCGCCATCAGC ACTCCCTGGGGGGATGCACACGTTCCCGTGCTGTTCTCTGTGTTTTGTGGTCTGCTCCTGGCCTTATCCTACCACCTCAGCCGCCAAAGCAGTGACCCAACGATCTTCTG GTCACTTGTCAAGTCTAAATTATTCCCCGAGTTGGAGAACCGAACACCAGAAGAGCCCCCCGTGGAGATCAAGGACCCTCTTCCAGAGAAGCTGCATAACTCTGTG AAAGAAATCCTCCATTCAGACCTGGTCATGTGTCCCCTCATGGCTGTGATTACTTTCGCCATCAGTGCCAGCACAGTATTCATCGCCCTCCAG CCCGCTCTTAGCTTCGTCTTGTATATCCTGGCCGGAGTTGTCGGCTTCATTACACATtatctcctccctcagctccgaAAGCAGCTCCCGTGGTTCTGCTTGGCTCACCCTGTGCTCCGCTCCAGAGAGTACAGCCAGTTTGAGGTCCGAG aTGCTGCTCAGTTGATGTGGTTTGAGAAGCTGTATGCTTGGCTTCAGTGCGTGGAGAAATATTTCATCTACCCAGCCGTGGTGCTCAACTCCCTTACTACCGAAGCTCGAGCTGTGGGCCAAAACCATAAAGAGCTGGATATCTA cAGCAGAGCTCTGTTCATCTCCGTGGCAGGCATGAAGCTGCTGCGCTCATCCTTCTGCGCCCCATCGCAGCAGTACGTCACGCTGTGCTTCACCGCGCTCTTCTTCCACTTTGACTACCCACACTTCTCAGAGACCTTCCTCATCGACTACTACTTCATGTCCATTCTCTTCAGCAAG ATGTGGGACCTGCTGTACAAGCTGCGCTTCGTGCTGACTTACATTGCCCCCTGGCAGATCACTTGGGGCTCTGCCTTCCACGCCTTCGCCCAACCCTTCGCGGTGCCCC ACTCTGCAGTGCTTTTCGTCCAGGCCGTCTTCTCTGCCTTCTTCTCTACCCCTCTCAATCCTGTCCTCGGCAGTGCCGTGTTTGTCACCTCATACACCCGGCCTGTAAAGTTCTGGGAAAGAGACTATAA CACCAAGCGTGTCGATCATTCCAACACCAGACTTGCCACCCAGTTAGATCGCAACCCAG GTGCCGACGACAACAATCTCAACTCCATCTTCTACGAGCACCTAACGCGCTCTCTGCAGCACAGCCTGTGTGGAGACCTGCTGCTCGGCCGCTGGGGCAACTACGCCACAGGCGACTGCTTCATCCTCGCCTCAGACTACCTCAACGCACTGGTGCACATCATCGAGATTGGCAACGGCCTGGTCACCTTCCAGCTTAGGGGTTTGGAGTTTAGAG GCACCTACTGTCAGCAGAGGGAAGTGGAGGCCATCACAGAGGGggtagaggaggatgaaggatgctgctgctgtgaaccGGGTCACATCCCTCACATGTTGTCATTCAACGCTGCGTTTGGACAGCGCTGGCTGGCCTGGGAGGTAGCTGCCACCAAGTATGTGTTAGAGGGCTACAGCATCAGCGACAACAATGCTGCCTCCATGTTACAAGTGTTTGACCTCCGTAAGATCCTCATCACCTACTATGTTAAG AGCATCATCTACTATGTAAATCGATCCTCCAAGCTGGAGGACTGGCTGTCGAATGAAGCGATCCAGGAAGCTCTGCGACCTTGTCTTGGGTCGAACTACGTGGACAGTGATCCCACCTTTAACCTGAACATTGACGAAGACTACGACCACAGGGCCTCTGGAATCACCCCCTCCTCGTTCTGCATGGCGTACTTGGACTGGATTCAGTATTGCAACAGCCGACGTCAAACG CCGGTGACGTGTGAGAGAGACTCTCCTCTTGTCACCCTCTGTTTCGGGCTGTGCATCCTTGGGAGAAGAGCTCTGGGCACCGCTTCACACAGCATGTCTGCGAG CCTGGAGCCATTTCTCTACGGCCTTCACGCCCTTTTCAAGGGGGATTTTCGCATCACGTCTCCCAGAGATGAGTGGGTGTTTGCCGACATGGACCTGCTGAATCGAGTTGTGGCACCAGGTGTACGCATGTCCCTCAAACTGCATCAG GACCACTTCACGTCTCCAGATGAGTATGAGGATCCTATGGTGCTGTACGACGCCATCACTGCCAACGAGGAGAAGATGCTGATATCCCACGAGGGCGACCCCGTGTGGCGCAGCGCTATCTTAGCAAACATGCCTTCGCTGCTGGCGTTGCGCCACATCATGGACGACGGCAGCGACGAGTACAAAATCATCATGCTCAACAAGCGGTTCCTCAGCTTCAGAGTCATCAAG gtgaACAGAGAATGCGTGCGCGGCCTTTgggcagggcagcagcaggagctggtttTCCTGCGTAACCGTAACCCCGAGCGCGGCAGCATTCAGAACGCCAAACAGGCTCTGAGGAACATGATCAACTCCTCGTGCGACCAGCCCATCGGCTACCCCATCTACGTGTCCCCCTTAACAACATCATATGCCGGGGGGCACGGCCAGCTCCGGTCTGTGTGGGGAGGGCCCGTCAGCCCCCATAACATCTACACCTGGTTCATAAGCAGCTGGGACAG gctgcagaaggGTTGCGGAGCCGGCTGCAACAGCGGCGGGAACATTGAGGATTCGGACTGCGGAGGTGGCTCCGCCTCCATCTCTGCTAATCCAGCCATTCACACCACCCACAGCACGCCTGCCGCCACCCTCCCACCGCCACACTTTACGGCTGTGCAGCCCCCgatgg GTATGGACAACAATTTTGCTCCCACCCAAAACTGGCCCCACCACCCCCAACCACTTCCTTTAGCTCTTCTCAGCCAATCGGAGAGCAGGATGGAAGCGGGGCTGCTCGCGTCGCTGCAGCACACGTCATCCATTCCGGGGTTCCCGGGCCAGCACCTCTCCAGCTCCCagctctccttcagcagctctgtggctccgcccactctgcCGGCGTCGGAGCGCTTCTGCCACGCGAGCTTCTTGGAGAACTCTGGGCACAGAGCGGGCCAGCGGGCTGGCCTCGGACAGGGCGGCGGCCTGCATTACGACAGCCACGTTGGCAAGTGGAGTTTTTCGGGCAGGAAGGGCTTTAACGGACCAGCGGCtccagagggggagggaggaccaGTGCCGACCGTTCGCACACAG CCTACTCCTCCCGCCCCCCTACAAGAGGTCAGCGTGGCACAAGATCCTCTGGGAGCCACTCGGATGTCGGACCCGACCCCTCCGACCACGGGGGACCATCCCACGGCGCGAGAGGAATCCACAGAGCTGCCTTTACTTGAGCACCTGCGCTGA